A genome region from Ahaetulla prasina isolate Xishuangbanna chromosome 8, ASM2864084v1, whole genome shotgun sequence includes the following:
- the MFAP3L gene encoding microfibrillar-associated protein 3-like isoform X3, whose amino-acid sequence MGIYYMIVCLVAFTIVLILNITRLCMMSSHLKKTEKAINEFFRTEGAEKLQKAFEIAKRIPIITSAKTLELAKVTQFKTMEFARYIEELARSVPLPPLIMNCRTIMEEIMEVVRLEEQGHKFVRQSAVGQGIMDPDETYMTSSPLKRSDSLAADSDASSLHEPPLKIAIKVSVHQLTKKDCIDHVTQDSIALEMKEEKEVAQVQTQPSDLVLDPSTEFSSTETIVGSGKDTCTIYETHL is encoded by the coding sequence ATGGGGATCTACTACATGATTGTATGTCTTGTAGCATTTACCATTGTTTTGATCTTAAATATTACTCGACTATGCATGATGAGTAGCCACTTGAAAAAGACTGAGAAAGCAATCAATGAGTTTTTTCGGACAGAAGGAGCTGAAAAGCTGCAAAAAGCTTTTGAGATTGCTAAGCGCATCCCAATAATCACCTCAGCAAAAACTCTTGAGCTTGCCAAAGTAACCCAGTTTAAGACAATGGAGTTTGCCCGCTACATTGAAGAACTAGCTAGAAGTGTTCCCCTACCACCTCTTATAATGAATTGTAGGACTATCATGGAAGAAATCATGGAAGTAGTCAGATTAGAGGAACAAGGCCATAAATTTGTAAGACAATCAGCCGTGGGGCAAGGGATTATGGACCCTGATGAAACGTACATGACTTCCAGTCCCCTAAAGCGTAGTGACTCTCTTGCCGCTGATTCAGATGCATCTTCTTTGCATGAACCACCACTCAAGATTGCTATTAAAGTCTCAGTTCACCAGTTAACTAAGAAGGACTGTATTGATCACGTCACACAGGACAGTATAGCTTTagaaatgaaagaagagaaagaagttgCTCAGGTACAGACGCAACCTAGTGACCTGGTCCTGGACCCTTCAACTGAATTCAGCTCAACTGAGACAATTGTGGGAAGCGGCAAGGACACATGTACTATTTATGAAACCCATTTATGA
- the MFAP3L gene encoding microfibrillar-associated protein 3-like isoform X1 encodes MFKSHLFLYYWTIFHVFNLLTIWTTAEDVINSTLNHTDLLTGFVPMVISRIDHIIVKEGYSALIDCSVQGYPEPVYKWYNSNGHLVKEDGDRAGKWILNSGQLNITSVSFEDRGKYTCAASNIYGKVNNTVTLRVVFTAGDMGIYYMIVCLVAFTIVLILNITRLCMMSSHLKKTEKAINEFFRTEGAEKLQKAFEIAKRIPIITSAKTLELAKVTQFKTMEFARYIEELARSVPLPPLIMNCRTIMEEIMEVVRLEEQGHKFVRQSAVGQGIMDPDETYMTSSPLKRSDSLAADSDASSLHEPPLKIAIKVSVHQLTKKDCIDHVTQDSIALEMKEEKEVAQVQTQPSDLVLDPSTEFSSTETIVGSGKDTCTIYETHL; translated from the exons ATGTTCAAGAGCCACCTTTTTTTGTATTACTGGACCATCTTTCATGTTTTCAATTTATTAACAATATGGACAACTGCTGAAGATGTCATAAACAGCACTTTAAATCACACAGACCTGCTGACAGGATTTGTACCGATGGTAATCTCCAGAATTGACCATATTATAGTCAAGGAAGGTTATAGTGCCTTGATTGACTGCAGTGTTCAAGGTTATCCAGAACCAGTGTACAAGTGGTACAACTCAAATGGCCATTTGGTGAAAGAAGATGGTGACAGAG CAGGAAAATGGATTCTCAATAGCGGACAACTAAATATTACTAGCGTGTCATTTGAAGATCGAGGAAAATACACATGTGCCGCTTCTAACATCTATGGCAAAGTGAATAATACTGTCACCCTGAGGGTTGTATTTACCGCTGGAGACATGGGGATCTACTACATGATTGTATGTCTTGTAGCATTTACCATTGTTTTGATCTTAAATATTACTCGACTATGCATGATGAGTAGCCACTTGAAAAAGACTGAGAAAGCAATCAATGAGTTTTTTCGGACAGAAGGAGCTGAAAAGCTGCAAAAAGCTTTTGAGATTGCTAAGCGCATCCCAATAATCACCTCAGCAAAAACTCTTGAGCTTGCCAAAGTAACCCAGTTTAAGACAATGGAGTTTGCCCGCTACATTGAAGAACTAGCTAGAAGTGTTCCCCTACCACCTCTTATAATGAATTGTAGGACTATCATGGAAGAAATCATGGAAGTAGTCAGATTAGAGGAACAAGGCCATAAATTTGTAAGACAATCAGCCGTGGGGCAAGGGATTATGGACCCTGATGAAACGTACATGACTTCCAGTCCCCTAAAGCGTAGTGACTCTCTTGCCGCTGATTCAGATGCATCTTCTTTGCATGAACCACCACTCAAGATTGCTATTAAAGTCTCAGTTCACCAGTTAACTAAGAAGGACTGTATTGATCACGTCACACAGGACAGTATAGCTTTagaaatgaaagaagagaaagaagttgCTCAGGTACAGACGCAACCTAGTGACCTGGTCCTGGACCCTTCAACTGAATTCAGCTCAACTGAGACAATTGTGGGAAGCGGCAAGGACACATGTACTATTTATGAAACCCATTTATGA
- the MFAP3L gene encoding microfibrillar-associated protein 3-like isoform X2: protein MFKSHLFLYYWTIFHVFNLLTIWTTAEDVINSTLNHTDLLTGFVPMVISRIDHIIVKEGYSALIDCSVQGYPEPVYKWYNSNGHLVKEDGDRGKWILNSGQLNITSVSFEDRGKYTCAASNIYGKVNNTVTLRVVFTAGDMGIYYMIVCLVAFTIVLILNITRLCMMSSHLKKTEKAINEFFRTEGAEKLQKAFEIAKRIPIITSAKTLELAKVTQFKTMEFARYIEELARSVPLPPLIMNCRTIMEEIMEVVRLEEQGHKFVRQSAVGQGIMDPDETYMTSSPLKRSDSLAADSDASSLHEPPLKIAIKVSVHQLTKKDCIDHVTQDSIALEMKEEKEVAQVQTQPSDLVLDPSTEFSSTETIVGSGKDTCTIYETHL, encoded by the exons ATGTTCAAGAGCCACCTTTTTTTGTATTACTGGACCATCTTTCATGTTTTCAATTTATTAACAATATGGACAACTGCTGAAGATGTCATAAACAGCACTTTAAATCACACAGACCTGCTGACAGGATTTGTACCGATGGTAATCTCCAGAATTGACCATATTATAGTCAAGGAAGGTTATAGTGCCTTGATTGACTGCAGTGTTCAAGGTTATCCAGAACCAGTGTACAAGTGGTACAACTCAAATGGCCATTTGGTGAAAGAAGATGGTGACAGAG GAAAATGGATTCTCAATAGCGGACAACTAAATATTACTAGCGTGTCATTTGAAGATCGAGGAAAATACACATGTGCCGCTTCTAACATCTATGGCAAAGTGAATAATACTGTCACCCTGAGGGTTGTATTTACCGCTGGAGACATGGGGATCTACTACATGATTGTATGTCTTGTAGCATTTACCATTGTTTTGATCTTAAATATTACTCGACTATGCATGATGAGTAGCCACTTGAAAAAGACTGAGAAAGCAATCAATGAGTTTTTTCGGACAGAAGGAGCTGAAAAGCTGCAAAAAGCTTTTGAGATTGCTAAGCGCATCCCAATAATCACCTCAGCAAAAACTCTTGAGCTTGCCAAAGTAACCCAGTTTAAGACAATGGAGTTTGCCCGCTACATTGAAGAACTAGCTAGAAGTGTTCCCCTACCACCTCTTATAATGAATTGTAGGACTATCATGGAAGAAATCATGGAAGTAGTCAGATTAGAGGAACAAGGCCATAAATTTGTAAGACAATCAGCCGTGGGGCAAGGGATTATGGACCCTGATGAAACGTACATGACTTCCAGTCCCCTAAAGCGTAGTGACTCTCTTGCCGCTGATTCAGATGCATCTTCTTTGCATGAACCACCACTCAAGATTGCTATTAAAGTCTCAGTTCACCAGTTAACTAAGAAGGACTGTATTGATCACGTCACACAGGACAGTATAGCTTTagaaatgaaagaagagaaagaagttgCTCAGGTACAGACGCAACCTAGTGACCTGGTCCTGGACCCTTCAACTGAATTCAGCTCAACTGAGACAATTGTGGGAAGCGGCAAGGACACATGTACTATTTATGAAACCCATTTATGA